In Blastopirellula sp. J2-11, a single genomic region encodes these proteins:
- a CDS encoding isoaspartyl peptidase/L-asparaginase gives MSTTNLQKTIASANGLEATRLAYHQMTTGSSPLDAAVAGVTLLEDDPDELTVGYGGLPDGSGEVTLDAAVMDGPQHRGGSVIGLKNVRHAAQVARLVMQQTRRAMLCGDGALEFARANGFVEENLLTEKARQIWLYWKRLECRGKDWLPPQPGEFDAETIAEFERYYPITGEKASGGTVHLAARDAGSDLACATTTSGHCFKMPGRVGDSPIFGAGLYVDNNMGTCGSVGHGEANLLNCSSFQAVYQMGRGASPIDAGLETLAMIAQHAAAHERDDAGKIAFNLQLFLLHKDGRHAGVAIRGAKQIAVTDGDGTRLEACVNL, from the coding sequence GTGTCTACGACTAACCTGCAAAAAACCATCGCATCAGCCAACGGGCTCGAAGCGACTCGCCTGGCTTACCACCAAATGACGACGGGAAGTTCTCCTCTCGACGCCGCCGTCGCCGGAGTCACGCTACTGGAGGATGATCCCGACGAATTGACCGTCGGCTACGGCGGGCTTCCCGATGGCAGCGGCGAAGTGACGCTCGACGCGGCGGTGATGGATGGCCCGCAACATCGCGGCGGTTCCGTTATTGGCCTCAAGAACGTACGACACGCCGCCCAAGTCGCGCGTTTGGTGATGCAGCAAACTCGTCGGGCAATGCTTTGCGGCGACGGAGCGTTGGAGTTCGCCAGAGCCAACGGATTTGTCGAGGAGAACCTGCTGACCGAAAAGGCCCGCCAGATCTGGCTCTATTGGAAACGGCTGGAATGTCGGGGCAAAGATTGGCTCCCGCCGCAGCCAGGCGAGTTTGACGCCGAAACAATCGCCGAGTTCGAACGCTACTACCCGATCACCGGTGAGAAAGCGTCTGGAGGCACCGTTCATCTGGCGGCGCGCGACGCCGGCAGCGATTTGGCCTGCGCGACAACGACTAGCGGCCATTGCTTCAAAATGCCGGGGCGAGTCGGCGACTCACCGATCTTTGGCGCCGGGCTCTATGTCGACAACAACATGGGAACCTGCGGCAGCGTCGGTCATGGTGAAGCGAACCTGCTGAATTGCTCCAGCTTTCAAGCGGTTTACCAAATGGGCCGCGGAGCCAGTCCGATCGATGCGGGCCTTGAAACGCTGGCGATGATCGCCCAGCATGCCGCCGCGCATGAACGAGACGACGCCGGCAAGATCGCTTTTAATTTACAACTGTTCCTGCTGCACAAAGATGGTCGCCATGCCGGTGTCGCGATCCGCGGCGCCAAGCAGATTGCCGTGACCGACGGAGACGGCACGCGTTTGGAAGCGTGCGTCAATCTTTGA
- a CDS encoding DUF2207 domain-containing protein, with protein MQGWKIIQAALLALFIVLPPLGLHADDVDNQDLPLAEIIHRYDVDIDIQPDSTLRVVETIEVTALGDKIRRDVYRDFPVISYPLLGLRLLHNLDVVRATRDGKPEHFRVEEPDDNRPHEARIYLGEANKPLSKGTYTYTIEYTTDGWLHDGEEVDELNWNVTGNFWDFPIEHSSVTIHLPRDFQPDEITIAAWTGADGEKKQAWRQLDAPADQVKLETTAVLSAKEGWTASVKFPSGAVTFPASSDLTGKLLEDNPDVLLTLLTLCCALGAYTAGWIMVGKDPAPGAVLVQDDPPANISPAAARYVARMGFDSECLAAALVYAASRGIVSLSCSESGDYTLRKIDEARFSELPPDVEALLRGLLEDRTQIIFKKSQHKVIGAAVSQFKSALAENYRGTYFRVNGWWTFWGISISIVGMVMAILSSPNYPLGLFFTAWLSFWTIGVFFLGTMVWTTWSLVLFGPGGPVQRGLALGGALFITAFATPFFIAEFVVLGIFAYYVSFYIPLGVVLLVIMAWRFYHWMKRPTHEGRQMLDQLEGYRQWLEGEFIRQVQYAASPEEGAMLYDDRLPWAMAFDMKEGWYEQLGQKVLEASQFNSNLNHRPMHSSLPFGTSGSGRMLTGAALAGAIGGAVASSSVSPSKGGSSGGGGSSGGGGGGGGGGGW; from the coding sequence ATGCAAGGCTGGAAAATTATTCAAGCAGCGTTGTTGGCGCTCTTTATCGTCTTGCCGCCGCTGGGGCTGCATGCGGACGATGTCGACAACCAAGATTTGCCGCTCGCGGAAATCATTCACCGCTACGATGTCGATATTGATATCCAACCCGACTCGACGCTGCGCGTCGTCGAAACGATCGAAGTCACCGCGCTCGGCGATAAGATCCGCCGCGACGTCTATCGCGACTTTCCCGTCATCAGCTATCCTCTGCTGGGACTGCGTCTGCTGCACAACTTGGATGTCGTACGAGCCACGCGCGACGGAAAGCCGGAACACTTCCGCGTGGAAGAACCGGACGACAATCGCCCCCACGAAGCGCGCATCTATCTCGGCGAAGCGAACAAGCCGCTCTCCAAGGGCACGTATACCTACACGATCGAATACACGACCGATGGCTGGCTGCACGACGGCGAAGAAGTGGACGAACTCAATTGGAACGTCACCGGAAACTTTTGGGATTTTCCGATTGAACATTCGAGCGTCACGATTCATTTGCCTCGCGACTTCCAGCCCGACGAAATCACCATCGCCGCATGGACCGGCGCCGATGGAGAAAAGAAACAAGCTTGGCGTCAACTGGACGCGCCGGCCGATCAAGTCAAGCTTGAGACGACCGCCGTACTGAGCGCGAAGGAAGGTTGGACCGCTTCGGTGAAATTTCCATCCGGCGCCGTCACCTTTCCTGCGTCGAGCGACCTGACCGGCAAATTGCTCGAAGACAATCCCGATGTGCTTCTAACGCTGCTGACCCTTTGCTGTGCGCTGGGCGCCTATACGGCTGGCTGGATCATGGTCGGCAAAGATCCGGCGCCGGGCGCCGTCTTGGTGCAAGATGATCCGCCGGCGAATATTTCTCCCGCGGCGGCGCGTTACGTTGCGCGGATGGGATTCGACAGCGAATGTCTTGCCGCGGCCCTGGTCTACGCCGCTTCACGCGGGATCGTGTCATTATCTTGCAGCGAGTCAGGCGATTATACCTTGCGTAAAATCGATGAAGCGCGGTTCTCGGAGCTTCCTCCCGATGTCGAGGCGCTGCTGCGCGGACTGCTGGAAGATCGCACGCAGATTATTTTCAAGAAATCGCAACACAAGGTCATCGGCGCCGCCGTTTCTCAGTTCAAGTCAGCTCTGGCCGAAAACTATCGCGGCACGTACTTCCGGGTAAACGGCTGGTGGACCTTCTGGGGCATTTCGATTTCGATCGTCGGCATGGTCATGGCGATTCTTTCGTCCCCCAACTATCCGCTGGGGCTGTTCTTTACGGCCTGGCTTTCGTTCTGGACGATCGGCGTCTTCTTCCTGGGGACGATGGTCTGGACCACATGGAGCCTGGTCCTGTTTGGTCCTGGCGGCCCCGTGCAGCGCGGCTTGGCCTTGGGCGGAGCGCTCTTCATCACGGCGTTTGCGACTCCATTTTTTATCGCCGAATTTGTGGTGCTCGGAATCTTCGCCTATTACGTGAGCTTTTACATTCCACTGGGCGTGGTGCTGCTCGTCATCATGGCCTGGCGATTTTATCACTGGATGAAGCGTCCCACCCACGAGGGACGCCAAATGCTCGATCAACTGGAAGGTTATCGCCAATGGTTAGAAGGAGAATTCATCCGTCAGGTGCAGTACGCCGCTTCGCCCGAAGAGGGAGCGATGTTGTACGACGATCGGCTTCCTTGGGCGATGGCGTTTGACATGAAAGAAGGCTGGTACGAGCAACTCGGTCAAAAGGTGTTGGAAGCAAGCCAATTCAATTCCAACCTGAATCATCGCCCCATGCATTCGTCGTTGCCGTTTGGAACGAGCGGCTCAGGCCGCATGTTGACAGGCGCAGCATTGGCCGGCGCAATCGGCGGAGCGGTCGCATCCTCGTCGGTCAGTCCCAGCAAAGGGGGAAGCAGCGGCGGAGGCGGTTCTTCCGGCGGCGGTGGTGGCGGAGGAGGCGGCGGCGGCTGGTAA
- a CDS encoding glycosyltransferase: MRVLLFPVGSYGDVHPFIGIACELMRRGHQVRLHTSEHFRGLAEKAGVEFQPIDTIEEYQRIIKDPNIFHPLRGFGTIARNLILPWQRRHYEIISQAAATGDKDIVLVGTALSQGLQMAHEKLGLSLATVHLQPSVMWSDICPPRLVRHMPAGPGLPRWWNAGVYSLAQSIMVDPVLKGPTNTFRRELGLPPIARATQLFHSPQKVIGMFPAWYAPPQADWPANTVLTDFPLWDESELGDLDTEVQTFLDGGDRPIVFTPGSAMLNGHSFFAEATAACQLLGRRGILLTRFPEQLPPQLPSSVRHFSYVPLSQLLPRCAALVYHGGIGTLSQAIAAGIPHLIMPLSHDQPDNAERIERLGLGSTLYPHQFRARKIAEKLQHLLQSDETAAACREISARLANHQGVARTADEIERMLTCNSPAE; this comes from the coding sequence GTGCGCGTGCTCCTCTTTCCCGTCGGCAGCTACGGTGACGTACATCCATTTATTGGAATCGCCTGCGAGCTCATGCGCCGTGGGCACCAAGTGCGTCTGCATACCAGCGAACACTTTCGCGGCTTGGCCGAAAAAGCCGGCGTCGAGTTTCAGCCGATCGATACGATCGAAGAGTACCAGCGGATCATCAAGGATCCCAATATCTTTCATCCCTTGCGTGGTTTCGGCACGATTGCCCGCAACCTGATCTTGCCCTGGCAGCGCCGACATTACGAAATCATCTCTCAAGCTGCCGCTACCGGTGACAAGGATATCGTGCTGGTCGGAACGGCGCTGTCGCAAGGACTGCAGATGGCTCACGAAAAGCTGGGGCTGTCGCTGGCCACGGTTCACTTACAACCTTCGGTAATGTGGAGCGACATCTGCCCCCCGCGATTGGTGCGGCACATGCCAGCGGGACCTGGACTTCCCCGCTGGTGGAACGCCGGCGTCTATAGCCTGGCCCAGAGCATCATGGTCGACCCTGTGCTGAAAGGTCCGACCAACACGTTTCGTCGTGAGCTTGGTCTGCCGCCGATTGCTCGTGCGACTCAACTCTTTCATTCGCCGCAGAAAGTGATCGGCATGTTTCCCGCGTGGTACGCGCCGCCGCAAGCCGATTGGCCCGCGAATACGGTGCTGACCGACTTTCCGCTCTGGGACGAATCGGAACTGGGGGACTTGGATACAGAAGTGCAAACGTTTCTGGACGGCGGCGATCGGCCGATCGTTTTTACGCCTGGTTCGGCGATGCTCAACGGGCATTCGTTCTTCGCCGAAGCGACCGCCGCTTGCCAACTGCTGGGGCGCCGCGGCATTCTGTTAACACGCTTTCCCGAGCAACTTCCGCCGCAGTTGCCCAGCAGCGTGCGTCATTTTTCGTACGTGCCGCTCTCGCAACTGCTTCCTCGCTGCGCGGCGCTGGTCTATCACGGCGGAATCGGCACTCTCTCGCAAGCAATCGCGGCCGGCATTCCGCATTTGATTATGCCGCTCAGCCATGATCAGCCCGACAATGCCGAGCGGATCGAGCGACTTGGTTTGGGGAGCACGCTCTATCCCCATCAATTTCGGGCTAGAAAAATTGCGGAAAAACTGCAACATCTATTGCAATCGGACGAAACGGCCGCCGCCTGCCGCGAGATTTCGGCTCGTCTGGCGAATCACCAGGGAGTCGCGCGTACGGCCGACGAAATCGAGCGTATGTTGACTTGCAACTCCCCTGCCGAATAA
- a CDS encoding vWA domain-containing protein — protein sequence MPLVRSYPWFLMLGLALLAGCDNVGIRNPFAKPAPAKKMAATTAPAQTTTPPKPSNVTARQNREAEARSTMIRTTSLRGGKTAGGGTMEERLDVRDAVSRIGDDLKNTIEYSPALVVWMVDTTQSASALKRGFQDAAPKMYDDLAGALAGKSADRLTSAVVAVGGATPQFLIDQPTGDIAMVRDQIGKLPSDDSGAEPIFAAVDQALDKYGKFQAQNRAVAIVIVTDEAGDDQDMVDAVIAKARPLGIKIHAIGVPAPFGRLSGLMQTAENRSDGKPAIVQGPETRRLQRINLDFTSSGFGSQEIDSGFGPFALNYLCRATGGAYLIVRSSALGSWPGNASVYGGEYRRKYPPQFISADEYQQRLSSNKALAALDAVSYLPPGGAITAPSTNFRTGDEAALKRSLDSAQRLPARLAPPLEAIYNRLSDAESDRDKITDPRWQASYDLALGRAAAALARTNGYNQMLALLKSGRKFDDASHDTWILQPADSLSEAGSRLEKVRKQAVDALQRVINEHPDTPWAELARRELETPIGWQWTEA from the coding sequence ATGCCGCTCGTTCGTAGCTATCCATGGTTCTTGATGCTCGGTCTTGCTCTGCTGGCCGGCTGTGACAATGTCGGAATCCGCAATCCGTTCGCCAAACCGGCGCCGGCCAAAAAGATGGCCGCGACAACGGCTCCGGCGCAAACGACGACTCCGCCGAAGCCGTCCAATGTGACGGCGCGTCAGAATCGCGAAGCGGAAGCGCGCAGCACGATGATCCGAACCACTTCTTTGCGCGGCGGAAAAACAGCTGGCGGCGGAACGATGGAAGAACGACTCGACGTACGTGATGCGGTCTCGCGAATCGGCGACGACCTGAAAAACACCATCGAATATTCGCCAGCCCTGGTCGTCTGGATGGTCGATACGACGCAATCAGCCTCGGCGCTCAAACGGGGCTTTCAAGACGCGGCGCCTAAGATGTACGACGACTTGGCGGGCGCGCTGGCAGGCAAATCGGCGGACCGACTGACTTCGGCCGTGGTCGCAGTCGGCGGAGCAACTCCTCAATTTCTGATCGACCAGCCGACCGGCGACATCGCGATGGTCCGCGATCAGATCGGCAAACTGCCCAGCGATGACAGCGGCGCCGAGCCGATCTTCGCCGCAGTCGATCAGGCGCTCGATAAATACGGGAAGTTTCAGGCGCAAAATCGCGCCGTCGCAATCGTCATCGTCACCGACGAAGCCGGCGACGATCAAGACATGGTCGACGCGGTGATCGCCAAGGCGCGTCCGCTAGGAATCAAGATTCACGCGATCGGCGTGCCGGCGCCCTTTGGACGCTTGTCTGGGCTGATGCAGACCGCCGAAAATCGCAGCGACGGCAAGCCGGCGATCGTACAAGGTCCCGAAACTCGCCGCCTGCAACGAATCAATCTCGACTTCACGTCGTCCGGTTTCGGCTCGCAAGAGATCGACAGCGGCTTCGGACCGTTTGCCTTGAACTACCTGTGCCGCGCAACCGGCGGCGCCTATTTGATTGTCCGCTCTAGTGCGCTGGGATCGTGGCCCGGCAACGCCAGCGTCTACGGCGGCGAGTATCGTCGTAAATATCCTCCGCAATTCATTTCGGCCGACGAGTACCAACAAAGGTTGTCGAGCAACAAAGCGCTCGCGGCGCTCGACGCCGTATCCTATCTGCCGCCTGGGGGCGCGATCACCGCTCCCTCGACCAACTTCCGCACCGGCGACGAAGCGGCGCTGAAGCGCAGTCTCGACTCAGCGCAGCGACTTCCGGCCCGCTTGGCGCCGCCGCTAGAAGCGATCTACAACCGCCTCAGCGACGCCGAATCGGATCGTGATAAGATCACCGATCCCCGTTGGCAAGCCAGTTATGACTTGGCGCTGGGCAGAGCGGCAGCCGCACTGGCCCGCACCAACGGCTACAACCAGATGTTGGCGCTGCTGAAATCGGGTCGCAAGTTTGACGATGCGAGCCATGACACATGGATCTTGCAGCCGGCCGATTCGCTCAGCGAAGCCGGCAGCCGACTCGAAAAGGTACGGAAGCAAGCAGTCGACGCACTGCAACGGGTAATCAACGAGCACCCCGATACTCCCTGGGCCGAGTTGGCCCGACGCGAGCTCGAAACGCCGATCGGCTGGCAATGGACCGAAGCTTAA
- a CDS encoding DUF1080 domain-containing protein yields the protein MPRLFSFRLVLPLLLLGCGSNLLAGPTFTDPKEAGEDYDAQGEYQGYLGPDKVKIAAQVIAKGKGKFHAVGMPGGLPGDGLKPDEKKLEADGEREGEMIVFRHTTEDGGEVRAEIKDGIMNVYGGDNQLVVELSKVFRESETMGAKPPAGAVVLFDGSSLDAWMNAKMTEDGLMEQGATSKQLFDDHSIHIEFLLPFMPEDSGQARGNSGLYLQGRYEVQMLDSFGLSGENNECGGLYTLKKPDVNMCYPPLRWQTYDIDFTAAKYEDGKVKSSPRVTVKQNGVLIHDNVELPADKNTRAAPVQAGPEPGPVYLQNHGNPVRYRNIWAKAK from the coding sequence ATGCCTCGCTTATTCTCGTTTCGGCTCGTTTTACCTCTCCTTCTGCTCGGCTGCGGCTCCAATTTGCTGGCCGGTCCGACGTTTACCGATCCCAAAGAAGCGGGCGAAGATTATGACGCCCAGGGGGAATACCAGGGGTACCTTGGCCCCGACAAGGTGAAAATCGCCGCTCAGGTGATCGCCAAGGGGAAAGGGAAATTTCACGCCGTTGGAATGCCAGGCGGACTGCCGGGAGATGGGCTGAAGCCAGACGAGAAGAAGCTGGAAGCCGATGGAGAGCGGGAAGGGGAGATGATCGTTTTCCGTCATACGACCGAGGATGGCGGGGAAGTTCGCGCTGAGATTAAGGACGGAATTATGAACGTCTACGGCGGTGACAATCAGCTAGTCGTGGAGCTTTCTAAGGTCTTTCGCGAAAGCGAGACGATGGGCGCCAAACCGCCCGCAGGCGCAGTCGTGTTGTTTGACGGCTCGAGTCTCGATGCCTGGATGAACGCGAAGATGACCGAAGATGGTCTGATGGAGCAAGGCGCGACCAGCAAGCAGTTGTTTGACGATCACTCGATTCATATCGAGTTTCTCTTGCCGTTCATGCCGGAAGATAGCGGACAAGCGCGCGGCAACAGCGGCCTGTATTTGCAAGGACGGTACGAAGTGCAGATGCTCGATTCGTTTGGTCTGTCAGGCGAGAACAATGAGTGCGGCGGACTCTACACGCTAAAGAAGCCGGACGTCAACATGTGCTATCCGCCGCTGCGCTGGCAAACGTATGACATCGATTTTACCGCGGCGAAATATGAAGATGGGAAAGTCAAAAGCTCGCCCCGAGTGACGGTCAAGCAAAACGGCGTGCTGATTCATGACAATGTCGAACTGCCGGCCGACAAAAACACGCGAGCCGCTCCAGTGCAAGCGGGACCCGAGCCGGGACCGGTCTATCTGCAGAACCATGGCAACCCGGTCCGCTATCGCAATATCTGGGCGAAGGCCAAATAG